Proteins from one Algicella marina genomic window:
- a CDS encoding pirin family protein, giving the protein MSFRPVKSETLSRPTLEGAGVHLNRAFGFGDPTMLDPFLLFDDFRNDDPSQYAKGFPWHPHRGIETITYVLEGEVAHGDSLGNSGVLKPGSVQWMTAGSGILHQEMPKGNADGQMHGFQLWANLPGSLKMTPPRYQDVGASDIPEIIDDDGTRVRVIVGSFWGQNGPVDGIAAEPVYLDVSVPPGKTKVLPVDTYAHAFAYVFAGAGKFRDASQPYGVRVEKEFAGEELNIRDLSGNRTLVQFDTGDEVKVTAGPEGVRFLLVSGRPLGEPVAWHGPIVMNTQAELRQAMRDLQNGTFIQSQH; this is encoded by the coding sequence ATGTCTTTCCGTCCCGTGAAATCCGAAACGCTTTCGCGCCCGACGCTCGAAGGGGCGGGGGTGCATCTCAACCGGGCGTTCGGGTTCGGCGACCCGACGATGCTGGACCCGTTCCTGCTGTTCGACGACTTCCGCAACGACGATCCGAGCCAGTATGCCAAGGGGTTTCCGTGGCATCCGCACCGGGGGATCGAGACGATCACCTATGTGCTGGAGGGCGAGGTCGCGCATGGCGACAGCCTCGGCAACTCCGGGGTGCTGAAGCCCGGCTCCGTCCAATGGATGACGGCCGGATCCGGTATCCTTCACCAGGAGATGCCGAAGGGAAACGCCGACGGGCAGATGCACGGCTTCCAGTTGTGGGCCAACCTGCCCGGCAGCCTGAAGATGACGCCGCCGCGGTATCAGGACGTCGGCGCCTCCGACATCCCGGAGATCATCGACGATGACGGCACGCGGGTGCGGGTGATCGTCGGCTCGTTCTGGGGCCAGAACGGCCCGGTGGACGGGATCGCGGCGGAGCCTGTGTATCTGGACGTGTCCGTGCCGCCGGGCAAGACGAAGGTGCTGCCGGTGGATACCTATGCGCACGCCTTCGCCTATGTCTTTGCGGGGGCGGGAAAATTCCGTGATGCCAGCCAGCCTTACGGCGTGCGGGTGGAGAAGGAATTCGCGGGCGAGGAGCTGAACATCCGCGATCTCTCGGGGAACAGAACGCTCGTTCAGTTCGATACGGGCGACGAGGTGAAGGTGACGGCCGGGCCGGAGGGCGTGCGCTTCCTGCTGGTGTCGGGGCGGCCTCTGGGCGAGCCGGTGGCGTGGCACGGGCCGATCGTGATGAACACGCAGGCGGAGCTGCGACAGGCGATGCGTGACCTGCAGAACGGCACGTTCATCCAGAGCCAGCACTGA
- a CDS encoding entericidin, EcnA/B family: MRILLLLSALLALSACETVKGVGRDITGAGNALDRTF, encoded by the coding sequence ATGCGTATCCTTCTCCTTCTTTCCGCCCTGCTGGCGCTCTCCGCCTGCGAAACCGTCAAGGGTGTGGGCCGGGACATCACCGGCGCCGGCAACGCGCTCGACCGCACCTTCTGA
- a CDS encoding alpha/beta fold hydrolase produces MISRLPTDRKTHVVVHSRYGVLASALAERAPERIARTVYLASYMLPTGGRAAEYFRRDRASLLQPHVSVSATGMWDALSPEIYRDGLYHDCSVEDNALGRSLLCREPLRPALSRLRLTEARFGQVPRAYIRLTEDRAVTPALQDRCLSETPVERVANIDASHSAYFSRPDDLTRTILDLCRT; encoded by the coding sequence GTGATCTCCCGGTTGCCGACCGACAGAAAGACGCATGTGGTTGTCCACAGCCGCTACGGCGTGCTGGCCTCCGCTCTGGCGGAGCGGGCACCGGAGCGGATCGCCCGCACCGTCTATCTGGCCTCCTACATGCTGCCGACGGGCGGACGGGCGGCGGAGTATTTCCGCCGCGACCGCGCATCACTGCTGCAGCCGCATGTCAGTGTGAGTGCGACGGGGATGTGGGATGCACTGAGCCCGGAGATCTACCGCGACGGGCTCTATCATGATTGCAGCGTCGAAGATAACGCGCTGGGCCGCAGCCTGCTGTGCAGGGAGCCGTTGCGCCCGGCGCTGAGCCGGTTGCGGCTGACGGAAGCGCGTTTCGGCCAGGTGCCGCGCGCCTATATCCGGCTGACGGAGGACCGGGCGGTGACGCCGGCGCTGCAGGACAGATGCCTGAGCGAAACGCCGGTGGAACGGGTGGCGAATATCGACGCGAGCCACTCGGCCTATTTTTCGCGCCCCGATGACCTGACGCGAACGATACTGGACTTGTGCCGGACATGA
- a CDS encoding Glu/Leu/Phe/Val family dehydrogenase, with the protein MQPGSEPSFRQSVDMMFSRAVALMDLPPGMQEKIRVCNATYTVRFGVRLRGQVHTFTGYRSVHSEHMEPVKGGIRYAMSVNQDEVEALAALMTYKCALVETPFGGSKGGLCVDPRAWEPHEMEQITRRFAYELIKRDLINPAQNVPAPDMGTGEREMAWIADQYRRMNTTDINSAACVTGKPPHAGGIAGRVEATGRGVEYALQEFFRHPEDIRIAGLEGTLDGKRVVVQGLGNVGYHAAKFLSEEDGALITAVIERDGAVINDAGLNIEALKAHIAEHGGVAGFPDAEYTQNGAAVLEKECDILIPAAMEGVINLENAENIHARLVVEAANGPVTAGADEILRKRGVVIIPDMYANAGGVTVSYFEWVKNLSHIRFGRMQRRQEEARHTVLVNELERLSASADVKWTLSDGFKQKYLKGAGELELVRSGLDDTMRGAYQSMREVWHSRSDVSDLRVAAYLVSIGRVATSYGSKGL; encoded by the coding sequence ATGCAGCCCGGATCCGAACCTTCGTTCCGCCAGTCCGTCGACATGATGTTCAGCCGCGCTGTGGCGCTGATGGACCTGCCGCCCGGCATGCAGGAGAAGATCCGCGTCTGCAACGCGACCTATACCGTGCGTTTCGGCGTGCGGTTGCGCGGGCAGGTGCATACGTTCACCGGCTACCGCTCCGTTCATTCCGAACACATGGAGCCTGTGAAGGGCGGCATCCGCTATGCCATGAGCGTCAATCAGGACGAGGTGGAGGCGCTGGCGGCGCTGATGACCTATAAATGCGCGCTGGTGGAGACGCCGTTCGGCGGTTCGAAGGGCGGTCTGTGCGTTGACCCGCGGGCGTGGGAGCCGCATGAGATGGAGCAGATCACGCGCCGCTTCGCCTATGAACTGATCAAACGCGACCTGATAAACCCCGCGCAGAACGTTCCGGCACCTGACATGGGCACCGGCGAGCGGGAGATGGCTTGGATCGCGGACCAGTATCGGCGGATGAACACCACTGACATCAACTCCGCCGCCTGCGTCACCGGCAAGCCGCCGCATGCGGGCGGGATCGCCGGGCGCGTGGAAGCGACGGGGCGGGGCGTGGAATATGCCTTGCAGGAATTCTTCCGCCATCCCGAAGACATCAGGATCGCGGGGCTGGAAGGTACTCTAGACGGCAAGCGCGTGGTGGTGCAGGGGCTGGGTAATGTGGGTTATCACGCGGCCAAGTTCCTCTCCGAAGAGGATGGTGCGCTGATCACGGCGGTGATCGAGCGGGATGGCGCGGTGATCAACGACGCGGGGCTGAACATCGAGGCGCTGAAGGCGCATATCGCCGAGCATGGCGGTGTCGCCGGTTTCCCCGATGCCGAGTATACGCAGAACGGCGCCGCCGTGCTGGAAAAGGAATGCGACATCCTGATCCCGGCGGCGATGGAGGGGGTGATCAACCTCGAGAACGCCGAGAATATCCACGCGCGGCTGGTGGTCGAGGCTGCGAATGGGCCGGTGACGGCGGGGGCGGACGAGATCTTGCGCAAGCGCGGGGTGGTGATCATTCCGGACATGTATGCCAATGCCGGGGGGGTGACGGTTTCCTATTTCGAATGGGTCAAGAACCTGTCGCACATCCGGTTCGGGCGGATGCAGCGGCGGCAGGAGGAGGCGCGGCACACCGTGCTTGTCAACGAGCTGGAGCGGCTGTCGGCGTCGGCGGATGTCAAATGGACGCTGTCCGACGGGTTCAAGCAGAAGTATCTGAAAGGCGCCGGTGAACTGGAGCTGGTGCGCTCCGGCCTCGACGACACCATGCGAGGGGCCTATCAGAGCATGCGCGAGGTCTGGCATTCGCGTAGCGATGTCAGTGACTTGCGGGTGGCGGCCTATCTCGTTTCCATCGGTAGGGTGGCGACGAGCTACGGCTCCAAGGGGCTGTGA
- a CDS encoding propanediol utilization protein, with protein sequence MPDRGWRKATRTGHFGEFLQGRLGPDGPVALITLPCSASSVTAAWRPGGPFFCHAPGLRFPPETYRTLFRAVLGTVPNGRLVLRSSLPAGHGCGVSTASLLAVLQVLGEDITAASTALTLAVEGATDPLMLAEPSRHLWASRRGESLALMPSPPVFDIVGGFLGPSQRTRAEDSTFADISDLATAWPAAAGAGDRAALAALATASATRNRALRGGPDLAPLLAATDDLGALGLACAHTGSAVALLFAPDGIPATARPRLRALGLTGIRSFRSGGTP encoded by the coding sequence ATGCCTGACCGCGGCTGGCGCAAGGCGACACGCACCGGCCACTTCGGCGAGTTTCTGCAGGGCAGGCTCGGCCCTGACGGTCCTGTCGCGCTCATCACCCTGCCATGCAGCGCCAGCAGCGTCACGGCCGCGTGGCGTCCCGGCGGCCCGTTCTTCTGCCACGCCCCCGGTCTCCGCTTCCCTCCCGAGACATACCGCACCCTGTTCCGCGCCGTTCTCGGAACAGTCCCCAACGGCAGACTCGTCCTGCGCAGCAGCCTGCCCGCGGGTCATGGATGCGGCGTCTCCACCGCCAGCCTGCTGGCCGTGCTTCAGGTGCTCGGAGAGGACATCACCGCCGCCAGCACCGCCCTGACCCTCGCCGTCGAAGGCGCCACCGATCCGCTTATGCTGGCGGAACCGTCCCGCCACCTGTGGGCCTCCCGCCGGGGCGAAAGCCTCGCCCTGATGCCGTCTCCCCCCGTGTTCGACATCGTCGGCGGTTTTCTCGGCCCGTCGCAGCGAACCCGTGCCGAGGACAGCACATTCGCGGACATCTCGGATCTCGCAACCGCCTGGCCAGCCGCCGCCGGCGCCGGTGATAGGGCAGCCCTCGCAGCCCTGGCCACCGCCTCGGCCACCCGCAACCGCGCCCTGCGCGGCGGCCCCGACCTCGCGCCGCTGCTGGCGGCGACCGATGACCTCGGCGCCCTCGGCCTCGCCTGCGCCCACACTGGCTCGGCCGTCGCGCTCCTGTTCGCCCCCGACGGCATTCCCGCCACCGCCCGGCCCCGCCTGCGCGCGCTCGGCCTCACCGGTATTCGCAGCTTCCGCAGCGGGGGCACCCCGTGA
- the cobD gene encoding threonine-phosphate decarboxylase CobD, giving the protein MSRDHGGNLGAAIARYGGQAENWIDLSTGINRQPYPLPAIPAHAWQALPTAEASSALVAAARAAYRTDAALLPLAGAQAAIQLLPRLRPPGTVHVLEPTYNEHAASFRAAGWTVRSVATPAALPGADAAVIVNPNNPDGRLLDAGEILALSRDIPLLIVDESFMDPTPKSSIAPHLGTPGLIALRSFGKFYGLAGLRLGFAAGAQADIAALSAAAGPWAASGPALHVGRMALLDTKWQQATSRRLHTETRRLDALAEAAGWRSVGGTALFRLYQTPGAEMAQSSLARSAIWSRIFPYSESWLRLGLPGSAAEWSRLTAALA; this is encoded by the coding sequence GTGAGCCGCGACCACGGAGGCAATCTCGGCGCGGCCATTGCGCGCTACGGCGGCCAGGCTGAGAACTGGATCGACCTCTCCACCGGCATCAACCGCCAGCCGTACCCCCTGCCGGCAATTCCCGCCCACGCCTGGCAGGCGTTGCCGACGGCAGAGGCCAGCTCAGCCCTTGTTGCCGCCGCCCGCGCTGCCTACCGCACCGATGCCGCGCTGCTGCCGCTGGCCGGTGCACAGGCGGCAATCCAGCTCCTGCCGCGCCTGCGCCCGCCCGGCACCGTCCATGTGCTGGAGCCGACCTACAACGAACACGCCGCAAGCTTCCGCGCCGCTGGCTGGACCGTCAGATCCGTGGCCACACCTGCAGCACTGCCCGGCGCCGATGCCGCCGTTATCGTCAATCCCAACAACCCTGATGGCCGGCTGCTGGATGCGGGCGAAATACTGGCTCTCAGCCGTGACATCCCGCTGCTGATCGTCGACGAAAGCTTCATGGATCCGACGCCAAAGTCCAGCATCGCCCCTCACCTCGGCACCCCCGGCCTCATCGCCCTGCGATCCTTCGGCAAGTTCTACGGCCTCGCCGGCCTGCGCCTCGGCTTCGCCGCCGGGGCGCAGGCCGATATCGCCGCCCTGAGTGCTGCCGCCGGTCCATGGGCCGCCTCCGGCCCGGCGCTGCACGTCGGCCGGATGGCGCTGCTGGACACGAAATGGCAACAGGCCACCAGCCGCCGCCTGCATACCGAAACCCGCCGCCTCGACGCACTGGCCGAAGCCGCAGGCTGGCGGAGCGTTGGCGGCACCGCCCTCTTTCGCCTCTACCAGACACCCGGCGCAGAGATGGCACAGTCCAGCCTCGCCCGGTCCGCGATCTGGTCGCGCATCTTTCCCTATTCCGAAAGCTGGCTGCGCCTCGGCCTGCCAGGTTCGGCTGCGGAATGGTCACGTCTGACAGCCGCCCTCGCCTGA
- a CDS encoding Zn-dependent alcohol dehydrogenase, producing the protein MQAAILHAFGTPLSIEEIILRPPGRGEVAVRIDACAICHSDIAYMDGAYGGTLPMVLGHEAAGHVTATGPGVTGIATGDAVLVTLIRACGTCPACAANAPTSCDNAYAATVSPISGTAGPVSQGMATGAFAEAVVVDQSQCVALPEDIDPSVACLLSCGVITGFGAVTNTAKLQPGESCAVIGAGGVGLNTIQAAALSGASTVIALDLSDEKLARARTFGATMGLRADDPAADSLLREATGGRGVDYVFVTVGVPRVFETATTLLAPGGAMVMVGLPSVDTRVSYSPTAIAAMNQRLLGSRMGQTVLKRDIPALIELYRDGRLQLDSLVTARYPLSQINAAIDAARQGKAVRNVIVF; encoded by the coding sequence ATGCAAGCCGCCATCCTCCACGCCTTCGGCACGCCCCTCTCGATCGAAGAGATCATCCTGCGACCACCCGGTCGCGGCGAAGTCGCCGTCCGCATCGACGCCTGCGCCATCTGCCACTCCGACATCGCCTACATGGACGGCGCCTACGGCGGCACACTGCCGATGGTGCTGGGCCACGAGGCCGCCGGCCATGTCACCGCCACCGGCCCGGGCGTGACAGGCATCGCCACCGGCGACGCCGTGCTCGTCACCCTGATCCGCGCCTGCGGCACCTGCCCGGCCTGCGCCGCCAACGCGCCGACCAGTTGCGACAATGCCTATGCCGCCACGGTCAGCCCGATTTCCGGCACTGCAGGCCCTGTATCGCAAGGCATGGCCACCGGTGCCTTCGCCGAAGCGGTGGTGGTCGACCAGAGCCAGTGTGTCGCCCTGCCGGAAGACATCGACCCATCGGTCGCCTGCCTCCTGTCCTGCGGCGTCATCACCGGTTTCGGAGCGGTCACCAACACAGCGAAACTGCAACCGGGCGAAAGCTGCGCGGTGATCGGCGCCGGCGGCGTCGGCCTCAACACCATCCAGGCGGCGGCGCTGTCGGGGGCGTCGACGGTCATCGCCCTCGACCTCTCTGACGAAAAACTCGCCCGCGCCCGCACCTTCGGCGCGACCATGGGACTGCGCGCCGACGATCCGGCCGCCGACAGCCTCCTGCGCGAGGCCACGGGCGGCCGCGGCGTCGATTACGTCTTCGTCACCGTCGGTGTCCCCCGTGTCTTCGAGACCGCCACGACCCTGCTCGCCCCCGGCGGCGCCATGGTCATGGTCGGCCTGCCTTCGGTTGACACCCGCGTCTCCTATTCGCCGACGGCCATCGCCGCCATGAACCAACGCCTGCTCGGCTCCCGCATGGGCCAGACCGTGCTGAAACGCGACATCCCGGCGCTGATCGAACTCTATCGCGACGGCCGCCTGCAACTGGATAGTCTCGTGACCGCCCGCTACCCGCTCTCGCAGATCAACGCCGCCATCGATGCCGCGCGCCAAGGCAAGGCCGTCCGCAACGTCATCGTCTTCTGA
- the cbiB gene encoding adenosylcobinamide-phosphate synthase CbiB: protein MLIALALDTAFGWPQRLHAAIGHPVTWIGALIAWLERRMNHAGDSRAARRARGRNAALLTIAAAVLPAVAIAAALPGGFTGALLTGLLAAPLIASRSLYEHVADVLRPLARGNTEAARTAVARIVGRDPDLLDAPGIARAAIESLAENASDAVIAPLFWGALLGLPGIVAYKAINTLDSMIGYRSDRFEDFGRFAALLDDAVNWVPARATGLALALAGPRPRAAIAVMRADAPRHRSPNAGWPEAAMAAGIGCRLSGPRAYARGPEAQPWLNGEAPDPTAETGPAALGLYRRMLTAVTLALLPLAMLEAFW, encoded by the coding sequence ATGCTCATCGCCCTCGCGCTCGACACCGCCTTCGGCTGGCCACAGCGTCTCCATGCCGCCATTGGCCACCCCGTCACATGGATCGGCGCCCTGATCGCTTGGCTGGAGCGGCGAATGAACCACGCAGGCGACAGCCGGGCCGCCCGCCGCGCCAGAGGCCGCAACGCCGCCCTCCTGACCATCGCCGCAGCCGTCCTGCCTGCCGTTGCGATTGCCGCGGCGCTCCCGGGCGGCTTCACCGGCGCACTCCTGACCGGCCTCCTGGCCGCCCCGCTGATCGCCAGCCGCAGCCTCTATGAGCATGTCGCCGATGTCCTTCGCCCGCTTGCCCGGGGCAATACCGAAGCCGCCCGCACCGCCGTCGCCCGTATCGTCGGCCGTGATCCCGACCTGCTCGACGCCCCCGGCATCGCCCGCGCCGCCATCGAAAGTCTGGCGGAGAACGCCTCTGACGCCGTCATCGCACCGCTGTTCTGGGGGGCGCTGCTCGGTCTGCCCGGCATCGTCGCCTACAAGGCAATCAATACCCTCGACAGCATGATCGGCTACCGTTCCGACCGGTTCGAGGATTTCGGCCGTTTCGCCGCCCTGCTCGACGATGCCGTCAACTGGGTGCCCGCCCGCGCCACCGGTCTCGCCCTCGCCCTTGCCGGACCACGACCGCGCGCCGCCATCGCTGTCATGCGCGCCGATGCCCCACGTCACCGTTCGCCCAACGCCGGCTGGCCCGAGGCGGCGATGGCTGCCGGCATCGGCTGTCGTCTCTCCGGCCCCCGCGCCTATGCCCGCGGGCCCGAGGCGCAACCGTGGCTCAATGGCGAAGCGCCGGATCCCACCGCCGAAACCGGCCCCGCTGCCCTCGGCCTCTATCGCCGCATGCTCACGGCGGTTACACTCGCCCTGCTACCCCTTGCGATGCTGGAGGCGTTCTGGTGA
- a CDS encoding sulfotransferase yields MPNESNVTSPVTLISAGRSGTSLLQGIFRHHPDFQTCGETISLVIRGYFAAEKVLPFINNEQHRTDEQRCGAAVRGMFLQMMPSEEKYWFHKPLGAATIGRDLSPASDPEGYRAWYWNAMKQSFPDGTFITILRHPCDVILSRAKWFKEKHEQGLAKICEMADIIADDASPVSVAVSHKALVDDGEAELRRVFAAIDRPFHPACLKALDVAFVQERGKPFRQKVENVPERAAQGFSNRDRWNEIDKSILTDDARGRLDRMWAKFGQEIDWP; encoded by the coding sequence ATGCCCAACGAGAGTAATGTCACATCGCCGGTGACGCTGATATCCGCCGGCCGGTCCGGCACATCCCTGTTGCAGGGCATCTTTCGCCATCATCCGGATTTCCAGACATGCGGCGAGACGATCTCGCTGGTGATCCGGGGCTATTTCGCCGCCGAGAAGGTGCTGCCCTTCATCAACAACGAGCAGCATCGCACCGATGAGCAGCGCTGTGGCGCGGCGGTGCGGGGCATGTTCCTGCAGATGATGCCGAGCGAAGAGAAATACTGGTTTCACAAGCCGCTGGGCGCGGCCACCATCGGCCGGGACCTGTCACCCGCCAGCGACCCGGAGGGCTATCGCGCCTGGTACTGGAACGCGATGAAGCAGAGCTTTCCCGACGGCACGTTCATCACGATCCTGCGCCATCCCTGCGACGTGATCCTGAGCCGGGCGAAGTGGTTCAAGGAAAAGCACGAGCAGGGGCTGGCCAAGATCTGCGAGATGGCCGACATCATCGCCGACGACGCCTCGCCCGTCAGCGTGGCCGTTTCCCACAAGGCGCTGGTCGACGATGGCGAGGCGGAGCTGCGGCGGGTGTTCGCCGCCATCGACCGGCCATTTCATCCCGCCTGCCTGAAGGCGCTTGACGTTGCCTTCGTGCAGGAGCGGGGCAAGCCCTTCCGCCAGAAAGTGGAAAACGTGCCGGAACGGGCGGCGCAGGGCTTCAGCAACCGCGACCGCTGGAACGAGATCGACAAGTCGATCCTGACCGACGACGCCCGCGGACGGCTGGACCGGATGTGGGCGAAGTTCGGCCAGGAAATCGACTGGCCGTAA
- a CDS encoding mandelate racemase/muconate lactonizing enzyme family protein, with protein sequence MHLTDLDILVTGNPPPCHGGRYFIFVKLTTSNGITGWGEVYAATVGPAAMSAVIGDVFSRHMQGRSPEQVEAMFRAVYSAGFSQRPDPTVMGAFSGLEIACWDIIGKARERPVHALLGGRLGERLRAYTYLYPAPGEDARAFYTSPDRSATAAAVAVARGYTAVKFDPAGPYTIMGGHQPLPEDLATAARFCTEIRGAVGDRADLLFGTHGQFTPSGAIRMAHAIAPSQPLWFEEPVPPDNPAAMAQVARHSPVPIATGERLTTRADFWPLLRDAACGIIQPATGRVGGIWEGRKLAALAETAGAQFAPHLYAGPVEWAANIHLAATCPNTLMVETIETPFHDSLIGGAIRVEEGFITVPDAPGLGIDFDEALARAHPCDSDSLHLEMQPTPYMPGPSDWAGG encoded by the coding sequence ATGCATCTGACCGATCTCGACATCCTCGTCACCGGCAATCCCCCGCCCTGCCATGGCGGGCGCTATTTCATCTTCGTGAAACTGACCACCTCGAACGGCATCACCGGCTGGGGCGAGGTCTACGCCGCCACGGTCGGCCCGGCGGCGATGAGCGCAGTCATCGGGGATGTCTTTTCCCGGCACATGCAGGGTCGCAGCCCGGAACAGGTGGAGGCGATGTTTCGCGCCGTCTACTCCGCCGGCTTCTCCCAACGCCCCGACCCGACCGTGATGGGCGCCTTCTCGGGGCTGGAGATCGCCTGCTGGGACATCATCGGCAAGGCGCGGGAGCGGCCGGTACATGCGCTGCTGGGCGGCAGGCTGGGCGAGCGGTTGCGGGCCTATACCTATCTCTACCCGGCGCCGGGGGAGGATGCGCGCGCCTTCTATACCTCGCCCGACCGGTCGGCCACCGCTGCGGCGGTGGCGGTGGCGCGCGGCTACACCGCCGTCAAGTTCGATCCGGCTGGCCCCTATACCATCATGGGCGGCCATCAACCGCTGCCGGAAGACCTCGCCACAGCCGCCCGCTTCTGCACCGAAATCCGCGGGGCCGTCGGTGACCGCGCCGACCTCCTGTTCGGCACACATGGCCAGTTCACCCCCTCCGGTGCCATCCGCATGGCCCATGCCATCGCCCCCAGCCAGCCGCTGTGGTTCGAGGAACCGGTGCCGCCCGACAATCCGGCCGCCATGGCACAGGTCGCCCGCCACAGCCCGGTGCCCATCGCCACCGGCGAACGGCTGACGACCCGCGCCGATTTCTGGCCCCTGCTGCGCGATGCCGCCTGCGGCATCATCCAGCCGGCCACCGGCCGCGTCGGCGGCATCTGGGAAGGCCGGAAACTGGCGGCTCTGGCCGAGACTGCCGGCGCCCAGTTCGCGCCGCATCTCTACGCCGGTCCGGTGGAATGGGCCGCCAACATCCACCTTGCCGCCACCTGTCCCAACACGCTGATGGTCGAGACCATAGAAACCCCGTTTCACGACAGCCTCATCGGCGGCGCGATCCGCGTCGAGGAGGGGTTCATTACCGTCCCCGACGCGCCCGGCCTCGGCATCGACTTCGACGAGGCGCTGGCCCGCGCCCATCCCTGCGACAGCGACAGCCTGCATCTCGAAATGCAGCCAACTCCTTATATGCCGGGCCCTTCAGACTGGGCTGGCGGCTGA
- a CDS encoding pentapeptide repeat-containing protein, with product MHRNWPFQRFIRDGLSEPEQYFVWLMCAAFAVALGVATMLALAAWVVGIGLLLVESYNAVTMTGVERYSENRNAMLILAAVVGAPLVAWRAYLAGRDVQIKQEGHYTELFTKAVEQLGATKAKFEDVERVILDSHGAERRIIQREQTTERNIEVRLGAIYALERVMKDSARDAGPIVETLSAYVRENCGEPVVLDEADRPMWEKEMTRNDYTRMWRSYLNAKLPEKAPGSRADIQAALAVLGRRMDGPKPADFDTGDPGILLPAANLQGAGLAGARLEGADLGRARLEGADLGEAQLKGANLRWARLQGANLRGARLESADIGVAWLEATDLSRAQLDGANLAWAGLQGAELFDARLKGANLGDARLAGADLRYAGLEGVNLSGARLVGADFGGARLKGADFRRTILKGARLRTDFTILAHLPQDFEEQVAQAFGHKVHTKLPEGVAVPEHWFEGDDWDAEEAAWKAFKASLGL from the coding sequence ATGCACCGCAATTGGCCCTTTCAGCGGTTCATCCGCGACGGGCTGTCGGAGCCGGAGCAATATTTTGTCTGGCTGATGTGTGCGGCATTTGCGGTGGCGCTTGGGGTGGCGACGATGCTCGCATTGGCGGCTTGGGTGGTGGGCATCGGCCTTCTGCTTGTGGAAAGCTATAATGCCGTCACGATGACTGGCGTGGAGCGGTATTCCGAAAACCGCAACGCGATGCTGATCCTCGCCGCTGTCGTCGGCGCGCCGCTGGTGGCGTGGCGGGCGTATCTGGCGGGCCGCGATGTGCAGATCAAGCAGGAGGGGCATTACACGGAACTCTTCACCAAGGCGGTGGAGCAGCTTGGGGCGACGAAGGCGAAATTCGAGGACGTGGAGCGGGTGATCCTCGACAGCCACGGCGCCGAGCGGAGGATCATCCAGCGCGAGCAGACGACGGAGCGCAACATCGAGGTGCGGCTGGGCGCGATCTACGCGCTGGAACGGGTGATGAAGGACAGCGCGCGGGATGCCGGGCCGATCGTCGAGACACTCTCGGCCTATGTGCGGGAGAATTGCGGGGAGCCGGTGGTGCTGGACGAAGCGGACCGGCCGATGTGGGAAAAGGAGATGACCCGCAACGACTATACCAGAATGTGGCGGAGCTACCTTAACGCGAAGCTGCCGGAGAAAGCACCGGGATCGCGGGCCGACATACAGGCGGCGCTAGCGGTGCTGGGCCGCCGGATGGACGGCCCGAAACCTGCGGATTTTGATACCGGTGATCCGGGCATCCTGCTCCCCGCCGCGAACCTGCAGGGCGCGGGGCTGGCCGGAGCGCGACTGGAGGGGGCGGACCTTGGCCGGGCGCGGCTGGAGGGGGCGGATCTTGGTGAAGCACAGCTAAAGGGGGCGAACCTTCGCTGGGCGCGGCTGCAGGGCGCAAACCTTCGCGGAGCGCGGCTGGAGAGTGCGGACATTGGCGTAGCGTGGCTGGAGGCCACAGACCTATCGAGGGCGCAACTGGATGGCGCGAACCTTGCCTGGGCGGGGCTACAGGGCGCGGAGCTTTTCGATGCAAGGCTCAAGGGTGCGAATCTTGGCGACGCTCGGTTGGCGGGTGCGGACCTTCGCTACGCAGGGCTGGAGGGGGTGAACCTTTCTGGCGCGCGTCTGGTGGGGGCGGACTTTGGTGGTGCGCGACTTAAGGGAGCGGACTTCAGGCGCACTATTCTTAAAGGAGCGCGACTGAGGACCGATTTTACGATTCTCGCACATCTGCCGCAAGATTTCGAGGAACAGGTGGCGCAGGCGTTCGGGCACAAGGTGCATACGAAGTTGCCGGAGGGGGTGGCGGTGCCGGAGCATTGGTTCGAGGGGGATGATTGGGATGCGGAGGAGGCCGCCTGGAAGGCCTTCAAGGCGTCGCTCGGGCTTTGA